Below is a window of Plasmodium brasilianum strain Bolivian I chromosome 14, whole genome shotgun sequence DNA.
tatcttcatttttaaatttaaaaatatgcactTCTTCCATTTCCACATTTTTTCTGCATCAAATTCCTTCATCGTAAATTTCTTCGTGTCCAATATGAGGACTTTTATCCAAGGGTCTTTCAATAACCCACCTAGGTGGATCCATATTTCTTTCCGATTTATCTACAGGCCAATCAAGTAAACAATCATGTCTTTCTTCGTTTGGCACAATCTCTCCCTCAGACGTAGAaggttctttttttaattgttctTTTCTTTTGTCAATTTCGctttgtaattttttcttattttcccATAAAATATCTCTTTCTTGCTTTGATTCCTCACTTTCCGGgtctatattatattgtcTGTGTACATCCTTTCTATATAGCCATTTTTTGGTATCTTCTAATTCTTCTGAagtacttttatatttattccatGGTACATCTACGTATCTGTCCTTGGCCATATAAAATTCTGGATTCCTAAATTCTTCATCAATTGATCCATCATCACATGTATGACAATTACGATACAATgcattttctatatattgaaaattttctGAAATATAATCTATTGTTTTTAATAGAGCTGTTTTGGGCGTTATGGATCCATCTGTATGCatttctaaaatattaatttcacCTAAAGTATCTAAATTAATTCCTCTTCTTTGACCTATAAAACCAAAATGTTCTACTGGTGTACAGCTACTACTAAAATGTATAAAGTTATCTTTACATATATCTCTATTTCTTGACTGCGACCCATATTCAGGCATAACATATTCTTCAATActttctatttttacatCCATTTCTAAATAACTCCCTGCAGCAACGGAGCATATATACTGattcttattaataatttcaatATTGTCAGGTAATTGCATATGTCCAGCAACAACTATCATTGGACCCTTTATTCGAAATTTAcccattatataattatccATATCTGCATCTTCAGGCACATTTTTGAAAGTTATTTGTCTCAAGTTTTGTGctaaatcaaaaaaattttctcttACACCAACTATACAGTAAAATTCATGTTTCATATTAGGTATTCGCAATGCCGTAACTCTACCTccttttaaatgttttattgCTACTCTTCTAAaagcatttaaaaaaattggagATAATTCTACATCATGtgaatgcataaaaaaatacgtgTATGCTCTACCCTCATGATATTTTACAGGTTGAATTTGCTTGAATCTAAAGCCAAATGTTTTTGGTCCTCCCTTTTTTGCATCAAAATATGTATCATCTAATAAATTCTTATCCAGCTGATAAGAATCAATTGTtgattttttctctttacaTAGGTCATCaaagtatttattatatgtatgaaaaTCGTATACCTCTGGCTCATAGTCCATTGACATACCTTCGTATGCTTTTCCactttcatatatatatggaggTAATTTACCTTTTTCCTTATCTATTTGATCCATTTTTTGTAAGTCTATTTCTTTTGtgtccttttttattatttcattatcgTATACATTATATCTATGTTTATCCGTCACATGACTTTTTGATTCAATCCACTTTTTGTCATCATCCATTATGCCTTCATCATCATCCGCTAATCCTTTACCATTACCCGTTCGTCCTTCACCATCAGCAGCTATATCTTCATCATAGTCCGCTAAACCTTCATCATTATCCCCTAAGTTTAAACCATCTAAGTTGTGCTCACCCTCCTCATCCAAAACATCGTATCGATGAAATTCATCTTCATTGTTTAACTGCTCGTTATCTGCTTTTTCATAGCCCTCTTCATCAAATGCaccaaatttatatatatctctGTTTTGAGAATTTGTCTTACCTACTTGTTCATTTACGTAATATCGTTTGATATTATTACTCTTGTTTCGTATGTTAATATCTAAAAAATAGAGGAAATGACATCCATACgataatatacacatatatgtaaatatatatatatatatatgctacacacatacatgcatatctCCTATAGGAAAACCAAAACTcgtatttgtaaattttttccttcttacGCTTAGAATGATTGGTGTGTACAGGTAGAAACGCCGGACTTTTacttttcaaaattaaacAGAAAAGTGAATTATTACtagtaatgaaaaaaaaaagtaacaaCAAGAATagcattatattatattactattactcaCACTGCTGCTTGAGAATTGAATCTCAATAACAATCATTTTAAATTCTTTCCAagatgtacacatatacatatataatatatatgcagatataaatatatgcctGAGCTTTCATAACATATT
It encodes the following:
- a CDS encoding DNA-directed RNA polymerase subunit alpha produces the protein MIVIEIQFSSSSVSNNINIRNKSNNIKRYYVNEQVGKTNSQNRDIYKFGAFDEEGYEKADNEQLNNEDEFHRYDVLDEEGEHNLDGLNLGDNDEGLADYDEDIAADGEGRTGNGKGLADDDEGIMDDDKKWIESKSHVTDKHRYNVYDNEIIKKDTKEIDLQKMDQIDKEKGKLPPYIYESGKAYEGMSMDYEPEVYDFHTYNKYFDDLCKEKKSTIDSYQLDKNLLDDTYFDAKKGGPKTFGFRFKQIQPVKYHEGRAYTYFFMHSHDVELSPIFLNAFRRVAIKHLKGGRVTALRIPNMKHEFYCIVGVRENFFDLAQNLRQITFKNVPEDADMDNYIMGKFRIKGPMIVVAGHMQLPDNIEIINKNQYICSVAAGSYLEMDVKIESIEEYVMPEYGSQSRNRDICKDNFIHFSSSCTPVEHFGFIGQRRGINLDTLGEINILEMHTDGSITPKTALLKTIDYISENFQYIENALYRNCHTCDDGSIDEEFRNPEFYMAKDRYVDVPWNKYKSTSEELEDTKKWLYRKDVHRQYNIDPESEESKQERDILWENKKKLQSEIDKRKEQLKKEPSTSEGEIVPNEERHDCLLDWPVDKSERNMDPPRWVIERPLDKSPHIGHEEIYDEGI